Proteins encoded together in one Bacteroidota bacterium window:
- a CDS encoding DUF4956 domain-containing protein: protein MEKFEQFIAEQSQFLSEFNYFQFVLNFLVTAALAFLLGMFYTKFGNAVSNRRRFSRNFLPLALTTMLIIFVVKTSIALSLGLVGALSIVRFRAAIKDPEELTYLFLTIGLGVAAGAGEIWIAIFAFLIIFVLLLTQAMLRKRASFTSADNMHLNLSTSHKDLAAITKILSEVFSFVELKRIDDDGKQLDLSYVVEANSIQQIDQARQKLSALAPDIAISLVEQRNIAV, encoded by the coding sequence ATGGAAAAATTTGAACAGTTCATCGCGGAGCAGTCGCAATTCCTCTCCGAATTCAACTACTTTCAGTTCGTTCTCAACTTCTTGGTGACTGCAGCCCTGGCCTTTCTCTTGGGTATGTTCTACACGAAATTCGGGAACGCAGTCAGCAACCGCCGGCGATTTTCAAGGAATTTCCTTCCGCTCGCGCTCACGACCATGCTCATCATTTTTGTTGTCAAGACCTCCATTGCGCTGTCGTTGGGTTTGGTGGGCGCCTTGAGCATCGTGCGTTTTCGCGCAGCCATCAAGGATCCGGAGGAACTGACCTACCTGTTTTTGACCATCGGCCTTGGCGTTGCAGCAGGTGCTGGCGAAATCTGGATCGCCATTTTTGCATTTCTGATCATTTTCGTGCTCCTGCTCACGCAGGCGATGCTGCGCAAGCGCGCGAGCTTTACCTCCGCCGACAACATGCACCTCAACCTGAGCACGAGCCACAAAGACCTCGCCGCGATTACCAAGATTCTCTCGGAAGTGTTTTCATTCGTCGAATTGAAACGCATCGACGACGACGGGAAGCAACTCGACTTGAGCTATGTCGTGGAGGCCAATTCGATTCAGCAAATCGACCAAGCCCGCCAAAAACTCTCGGCATTGGCCCCTGATATTGCCATTTCATTGGTCGAGCAACGCAACATTGCTGTATGA
- a CDS encoding VTC domain-containing protein codes for MRYERKYRVEDLSLPELLQIVRDHPMSFRRLHPDRQVNNIYFDTDELHFFQENLAGVGQRQKLRLRWYGDDHLFAHDPVLEMKCKDNLLGQKFVVDADDFEVADRLQLMQVAKTGIDNMWQMDIAQQVAPTLKALRLSPSLLNTYQRSYYATYNGKFRLTIDRAIHSYAFNARNEPNRLPVKDEAIVVEIKYESEHEAEFQHVGQRLPMRVGKNSKYVIGMLQVGNV; via the coding sequence ATGCGTTACGAACGGAAATACCGCGTCGAGGACCTGAGTTTACCTGAGCTCCTTCAAATTGTGCGGGATCATCCGATGTCCTTCAGGCGGTTACATCCCGACCGGCAGGTCAACAACATCTATTTTGACACCGACGAATTGCATTTCTTCCAGGAAAATCTCGCAGGCGTCGGTCAAAGGCAAAAACTGCGATTGCGGTGGTATGGAGACGATCATTTGTTTGCCCATGACCCCGTTTTGGAGATGAAATGCAAGGACAATTTGCTCGGACAGAAGTTTGTGGTCGATGCTGACGACTTTGAAGTTGCTGACCGTTTGCAGCTGATGCAGGTTGCCAAAACAGGTATCGATAACATGTGGCAAATGGACATTGCGCAGCAGGTTGCGCCGACTTTGAAAGCCCTTCGCCTTTCGCCGAGTCTGCTCAACACGTACCAACGCAGCTACTACGCCACTTACAACGGCAAATTCCGCCTGACCATCGACCGCGCCATCCACAGTTATGCTTTTAATGCCCGCAACGAACCCAACCGTCTTCCGGTCAAGGATGAGGCCATCGTCGTCGAAATCAAATACGAATCCGAACACGAAGCCGAGTTCCAGCATGTCGGGCAGCGCTTGCCGATGCGCGTCGGGAAAAATTCAAAGTATGTGATCGGCATGTTGCAAGTGGGCAATGTCTAG
- a CDS encoding right-handed parallel beta-helix repeat-containing protein, giving the protein MLDAYNNEYPAEYLDVYSAAEGKWVFFKVPGIDSMFTAEVMPWEEPSGLTPEQSLFKDLKITSNAIYQVNDSTKRVTFKSGKYKTSQDLLFPPGYQIWFEKGVELDLTNKAKFISKSQVLMFGTQEEPILVTSSDHSANGFTVLQAPTKSEFHYVAFDNLNTLHYNGWNLTGAVTLYESECYFDHARFVNNHCEDALNTIRCVFTYNDSYIGYTFGDGFDSDFCTGTLTNAMFSHTGNDGMDFSGSKITVVSATIENAGDKGISMGEECTATILNATVRNSVIGIAAKDLTQVTIENIELYNNEQGFAAYQKKPEYGPGTFIVKKYKAEGNKQLHVLQQGSKLILEGKTIEGKF; this is encoded by the coding sequence TTGCTCGATGCCTACAACAATGAATACCCAGCCGAATACCTCGATGTCTACAGCGCAGCAGAAGGCAAATGGGTGTTTTTCAAGGTTCCCGGGATCGACAGTATGTTCACGGCAGAGGTGATGCCTTGGGAGGAACCCAGCGGACTCACGCCCGAGCAATCCTTGTTCAAGGACCTCAAAATCACCAGCAATGCCATTTACCAGGTCAATGACAGCACCAAACGCGTGACGTTCAAGTCGGGCAAATACAAAACAAGCCAAGACTTGTTGTTCCCGCCCGGCTATCAAATCTGGTTTGAAAAAGGCGTCGAATTGGACCTGACCAACAAGGCCAAATTCATTTCGAAGTCGCAGGTGCTCATGTTTGGAACGCAGGAGGAGCCGATCTTGGTCACGAGCAGCGACCATTCCGCCAATGGCTTCACGGTCTTGCAAGCACCCACAAAGTCGGAGTTTCACTACGTGGCATTCGACAATCTGAATACACTGCATTACAACGGATGGAACCTCACCGGCGCCGTGACCTTGTATGAATCGGAATGCTATTTTGACCATGCCCGCTTCGTCAACAACCATTGTGAGGATGCCCTCAACACCATTCGCTGCGTCTTTACCTACAACGACTCCTACATCGGCTACACATTTGGCGATGGATTCGACTCCGATTTTTGCACCGGGACCTTGACCAATGCCATGTTCTCGCATACCGGCAATGACGGGATGGACTTCTCAGGCAGCAAGATTACTGTGGTCAGCGCAACGATTGAAAATGCAGGCGACAAGGGCATCAGCATGGGGGAGGAGTGTACCGCAACCATCCTCAACGCCACGGTCCGCAATTCGGTCATCGGCATTGCAGCCAAGGACCTTACGCAGGTGACCATCGAAAACATCGAGCTTTACAACAATGAGCAAGGATTCGCGGCCTACCAGAAAAAGCCGGAATATGGTCCCGGGACGTTCATCGTCAAGAAGTACAAAGCCGAGGGCAACAAGCAATTGCATGTATTGCAACAAGGGTCCAAACTGATTCTCGAAGGCAAAACGATCGAAGGCAAATTCTGA
- a CDS encoding 2Fe-2S iron-sulfur cluster binding domain-containing protein encodes MPQITIDGKAFSYEGQPMLLQFALDHGVEIPYFCYHPAMSIPTNCRMCLVDVGFPATDRATGALKYDESGQLIVNWGRKPATACNTPLSPNMVVKTSASSATVKEYQEGVLEYMLINHPLDCPICDQAGECPLQIWTYKYGPEGSRYESSKVHKPKRVELGPNVVLDAERCINCTRCVRFTEEISKTAQLSIIGRGEKNYPSTGPGEIFDDPYSMNTIDICPVGALTSKDFRFKARVWEMAYTPGVCTGCAKGCNIDVWVRDNKVMRLTPRDNAEVNQYWMCDAGRLDIQKFNENRLSGARTKGDVPVDIDKAVEKAAELIKKFEGTVHFIGSSRASLESNYALKTLAKKVSPNHKVFYLTHEEKGWGDSLLRRDDRSPNAKGCELLGMEPLRLSDLLKRFHEGEYKFIYMLEDTEALKAIAPAKLDAMTIIAHATHHVPGMEKLDVVLPAAMEIEAESTYINEDGKAQYTKMAKQITQMTPEMWMRLPKSRLDKAAVAVDRWRTVENINDVLPSWKLLSNLSRPLAKDLQLKDHKDVVAKLKGELPALKDFEVSYKIPKEAFKVTQFDFAIK; translated from the coding sequence ATGCCACAGATTACGATCGACGGGAAGGCATTTTCTTACGAAGGGCAGCCGATGTTGCTCCAGTTTGCCCTCGACCATGGTGTCGAGATTCCCTATTTCTGTTACCATCCAGCCATGAGCATCCCCACCAATTGCCGCATGTGCTTGGTGGATGTCGGTTTCCCCGCCACTGACCGTGCCACGGGGGCACTGAAATACGATGAAAGCGGTCAATTGATCGTGAATTGGGGCCGCAAACCCGCGACTGCCTGCAATACGCCGCTTTCGCCCAACATGGTGGTGAAAACAAGCGCAAGCAGCGCGACGGTCAAGGAATATCAGGAGGGCGTGTTGGAATACATGCTCATCAACCACCCCCTCGATTGCCCGATTTGCGACCAAGCCGGCGAATGTCCGCTCCAAATATGGACCTATAAATATGGTCCTGAAGGTTCGCGCTACGAATCTTCCAAGGTGCACAAACCCAAGCGCGTCGAACTCGGCCCCAACGTGGTCCTCGATGCCGAGCGTTGCATCAACTGCACACGCTGCGTGCGCTTCACCGAGGAAATCAGCAAGACCGCCCAGCTTTCCATCATCGGCAGAGGCGAGAAAAACTACCCGAGCACGGGTCCCGGCGAGATTTTCGACGATCCGTACTCCATGAACACGATCGATATCTGCCCTGTGGGTGCGCTCACGAGCAAGGATTTCAGGTTCAAGGCAAGGGTTTGGGAAATGGCCTACACGCCTGGTGTTTGCACCGGCTGCGCCAAAGGCTGCAACATCGACGTCTGGGTCCGTGACAACAAAGTCATGCGCCTCACCCCACGCGACAACGCCGAGGTTAATCAATATTGGATGTGCGACGCAGGTCGCCTCGACATCCAAAAATTCAACGAAAACCGCCTCTCCGGTGCGCGCACCAAGGGCGACGTGCCGGTCGACATCGACAAGGCCGTTGAAAAAGCTGCCGAATTGATCAAGAAATTCGAAGGAACCGTCCATTTCATCGGTTCCTCGCGGGCTTCGCTGGAAAGCAACTACGCTTTGAAGACGCTTGCCAAAAAGGTCAGCCCCAACCACAAGGTGTTTTACCTGACGCACGAGGAAAAAGGATGGGGCGACAGCCTCCTGCGCCGCGACGACCGCAGCCCCAATGCCAAAGGATGTGAACTGCTCGGCATGGAGCCGCTCCGTCTGAGCGATTTGCTCAAGCGCTTCCATGAAGGTGAATACAAATTCATCTACATGCTCGAAGACACCGAGGCCCTGAAGGCGATCGCACCTGCCAAGTTGGATGCAATGACGATCATCGCGCATGCCACGCACCACGTGCCCGGTATGGAAAAGCTCGATGTCGTATTGCCTGCCGCAATGGAAATTGAAGCCGAAAGCACCTACATCAACGAAGACGGCAAGGCCCAATACACCAAAATGGCCAAGCAGATCACGCAAATGACACCCGAAATGTGGATGCGCCTCCCCAAGAGCCGCCTCGACAAGGCTGCCGTTGCCGTGGACCGCTGGCGCACCGTCGAAAACATCAACGACGTGCTCCCGAGCTGGAAACTGCTTTCCAACCTGAGCCGCCCATTGGCCAAGGATCTGCAGCTGAAAGACCACAAAGACGTGGTCGCCAAGCTCAAAGGCGAATTGCCAGCCTTGAAAGATTTTGAGGTGAGCTACAAGATTCCGAAGGAAGCCTTCAAGGTCACACAGTTTGATTTTGCGATCAAATAA
- a CDS encoding DUF255 domain-containing protein, with translation MALFMIAGASGVKAQADAQGIQFFHGTFAEAQAKAKRENKLIFMDAYTSWCAPCRFMAANVFTDQSVGEYYNAHFVNIKVDMEKGEGPDLGRRYSVMAYPTLLFLDGNGEVKSRVMGGKPASEFIALGQKAVKAN, from the coding sequence ATGGCCCTGTTTATGATCGCCGGCGCGTCTGGCGTCAAGGCGCAGGCCGATGCACAGGGCATCCAGTTTTTTCACGGCACATTTGCCGAGGCACAAGCCAAGGCCAAGCGTGAAAACAAGCTCATCTTCATGGATGCCTACACATCATGGTGTGCACCATGTCGCTTCATGGCGGCCAACGTATTCACAGATCAATCCGTCGGCGAGTATTACAATGCCCACTTTGTGAACATTAAAGTGGACATGGAAAAAGGCGAAGGACCCGATTTGGGCCGCCGCTACAGCGTCATGGCTTATCCAACGCTGCTGTTCCTCGATGGCAACGGCGAAGTGAAATCCCGTGTGATGGGTGGCAAGCCAGCCTCTGAGTTCATCGCCCTCGGCCAAAAGGCCGTGAAGGCCAACTAA
- a CDS encoding CotH kinase family protein has protein sequence MADQRRRAYWVWLLGGIVAALVLWWYWPQDRQFSSSDDRYGFPAMQTVELKVGKKQMARLHVRRDHALELGILQEDDSSWVKAELIEGERNWPVRIRLKGDWVDHLEGDKWSFRVELKGEGAWRRMTEFSLQSPERRGNLNEWLFHQVLARENVLCPRYDFIYLVLNGEDWGTYAVEEHFAKELLESQGHREGPILRFDESGMWDARVAALRDSAFPYMQIPFQEAATVKPFKQKRTLADTTLSQEFRIANQLMQQYRDGSAAPSELFDLSLVAKQYALVDLFQAYHSLIWHNRRFYYNPVTSKLEPVVFDAFTGEENDSYIQGPIWGYKTDGFHPMGDYHDVTGDLFFRDEGFVQAYYAALDRYSKAGFLDSILLSLQPRIAEREKFIEMDASGYRLKTQPWKDNALKIQALFAAAADAKNLMIATEEIPEVGVCQSVRNLGPLHLQVWVKGRFEETVQMLPPAVPGNENCIALFKTANPSEIRCRVPSLSPPSPETER, from the coding sequence ATGGCTGACCAACGTCGACGGGCCTATTGGGTGTGGTTATTGGGTGGAATTGTTGCCGCCCTCGTGCTATGGTGGTATTGGCCGCAAGACCGACAATTCAGCTCCTCCGACGATCGCTATGGCTTCCCCGCCATGCAAACCGTCGAACTCAAGGTGGGCAAGAAGCAAATGGCAAGGCTGCACGTGCGACGTGACCATGCGCTGGAATTGGGGATTTTGCAGGAAGACGACAGCAGCTGGGTCAAGGCCGAGCTGATCGAAGGCGAGCGCAATTGGCCGGTGCGCATCCGGCTCAAAGGCGACTGGGTCGATCACTTGGAAGGCGACAAATGGTCATTCCGCGTCGAATTGAAAGGCGAAGGTGCGTGGCGGCGAATGACCGAATTTTCCCTCCAAAGTCCGGAGCGCAGAGGTAACCTCAACGAATGGCTGTTTCACCAAGTGCTCGCGCGCGAGAATGTCCTTTGTCCGCGGTATGATTTCATCTACCTCGTCCTCAACGGCGAAGATTGGGGAACCTATGCCGTCGAGGAACACTTCGCCAAGGAATTGCTGGAAAGCCAGGGCCACCGCGAAGGTCCGATTTTGCGATTTGACGAGTCGGGCATGTGGGATGCCCGCGTAGCGGCCTTGCGGGACAGCGCCTTCCCCTACATGCAAATTCCCTTCCAAGAGGCGGCCACCGTCAAACCCTTCAAACAAAAACGAACGCTTGCCGACACCACGCTCAGCCAGGAATTCCGCATCGCCAATCAGCTCATGCAGCAGTACCGTGACGGTTCCGCTGCCCCCAGCGAATTGTTTGACTTGAGTCTCGTTGCCAAACAATACGCCCTCGTCGATCTATTTCAGGCCTACCATAGCCTGATTTGGCACAACCGGAGATTCTATTACAATCCCGTGACCAGCAAGCTCGAACCGGTTGTCTTCGATGCATTTACGGGAGAGGAGAATGACAGCTATATCCAAGGCCCGATTTGGGGCTACAAAACCGATGGCTTCCATCCGATGGGTGATTACCACGATGTCACCGGGGATCTTTTCTTTCGGGACGAAGGGTTTGTCCAGGCTTACTATGCGGCCTTGGACCGATACAGCAAAGCTGGATTCTTGGACAGCATTCTGCTAAGCCTGCAGCCACGCATCGCCGAGCGCGAAAAGTTTATTGAAATGGATGCCTCCGGCTACCGCTTGAAAACACAACCTTGGAAGGACAATGCGCTTAAAATTCAAGCTTTGTTCGCAGCAGCTGCCGACGCCAAAAATTTGATGATTGCCACCGAAGAAATTCCTGAGGTAGGCGTTTGCCAATCAGTGCGAAATCTAGGTCCGCTTCACCTCCAAGTTTGGGTCAAAGGGCGATTCGAAGAAACGGTTCAAATGCTGCCGCCTGCTGTGCCGGGAAATGAGAATTGTATCGCCTTATTCAAAACCGCAAATCCGTCGGAAATCCGGTGCCGGGTACCCAGCCTCAGCCCTCCATCTCCTGAAACCGAACGGTAA
- a CDS encoding CotH kinase family protein, whose amino-acid sequence MRIQKQQRGSKIWLRRGLLAFAAVLLLAAAYFGWKKFKNRWRAQAVIACDMETVEKAADGTFFLANGVRLFNGQTQTEGVARSGTHSCLVFDKQEFGATWQSTDFQPGDVLEASIWRKSTEHAGFLIADGSWGFYKEATLTGKQDGEWEELTVHVRVPTYVKEGTFKFYAWNPGASPVYFDDLAVRHVKAGQEFTPATLKPEDEITTIDLVIGDKGMSSLQQQRDAAMKAGLLSAKEEGWVKVKILEGKQEFKGKLRLKGDWTDHLMGDKWSYRIQLDKEQAWRRMTTFSVQNPKTRYFLSEWIFHRWLDKEDILTPRYGFIRLKVNGVSKGLYAYEEHFEKQIVEYNSRREGPILKFDEEGLWEAQGISIDNEVDDFETKIPAYKSSNSIPFGMKAALKDSAVLRQVEIALKLVEQYKTAQKTVWETFDAAKVARYFAVTDMMNAQHGLIWHNQRWYYNPVISKLEPIGFDGFTDVGPLLWIDKPFIGFSRNIRYMSAGYREMMFERFFHDPKFLELYIGTLFKFTDPAYINAFYNEIEPQIAYYEGVLQEEWPDYQFDRKAFFDRAKSLRLLLQPLAENFCQGISARQDRQGLPLPRVQFSLPAGHFDRGREKARQIGCAFLRRKIARCLQQ is encoded by the coding sequence ATGAGGATTCAAAAACAGCAACGCGGCAGCAAGATTTGGTTGCGGAGGGGCCTGTTGGCATTTGCCGCAGTTTTGCTCCTTGCCGCAGCTTATTTTGGATGGAAGAAATTCAAGAACCGGTGGCGTGCGCAGGCGGTGATAGCCTGCGACATGGAAACTGTTGAAAAAGCTGCTGATGGCACTTTTTTTCTTGCGAATGGGGTCCGGCTCTTCAACGGTCAAACCCAAACCGAAGGCGTTGCACGATCAGGGACCCACAGTTGCCTGGTTTTTGACAAGCAGGAATTTGGCGCAACCTGGCAAAGTACAGACTTTCAACCTGGGGATGTCTTGGAGGCAAGCATCTGGCGCAAAAGCACCGAGCATGCCGGCTTTTTGATCGCAGACGGCTCCTGGGGATTTTACAAGGAGGCGACGCTGACCGGCAAACAAGACGGGGAATGGGAGGAACTGACCGTGCATGTGCGCGTGCCCACCTATGTGAAGGAAGGGACTTTCAAATTTTATGCCTGGAACCCCGGCGCCTCACCGGTCTATTTTGATGACCTCGCTGTGCGGCATGTGAAGGCGGGACAGGAATTCACCCCGGCGACCCTGAAACCGGAAGATGAAATTACGACGATCGACTTGGTGATTGGCGACAAGGGGATGAGTTCCTTGCAGCAGCAACGTGACGCGGCCATGAAGGCGGGTCTCCTCAGTGCCAAGGAAGAAGGTTGGGTCAAGGTGAAAATCCTCGAAGGCAAACAGGAATTCAAAGGAAAATTGCGATTGAAAGGCGACTGGACCGACCACCTCATGGGCGACAAATGGTCCTACCGCATTCAGCTCGACAAGGAGCAGGCTTGGCGCCGCATGACGACATTCTCTGTCCAGAATCCCAAGACCCGGTATTTTCTCAGCGAATGGATTTTTCATCGGTGGCTGGACAAGGAAGACATCCTTACCCCGCGTTACGGCTTCATCCGGCTCAAAGTCAATGGCGTTTCCAAAGGCCTCTATGCCTATGAGGAGCATTTTGAGAAGCAGATCGTCGAATACAACAGCCGCCGGGAGGGGCCGATCCTGAAGTTTGATGAGGAGGGGCTATGGGAAGCGCAAGGGATCTCCATCGACAACGAAGTGGATGACTTCGAAACAAAAATCCCGGCCTATAAATCCTCCAATTCGATCCCATTTGGAATGAAGGCGGCCTTGAAAGACAGCGCCGTGTTGCGGCAGGTCGAAATTGCCTTGAAACTGGTCGAGCAATACAAAACCGCCCAAAAGACGGTCTGGGAAACATTCGATGCCGCCAAAGTCGCCCGCTATTTTGCGGTCACCGATATGATGAATGCGCAGCACGGCCTCATCTGGCACAACCAACGATGGTACTACAATCCCGTGATTTCAAAACTGGAACCCATTGGTTTCGACGGATTTACAGACGTGGGGCCCCTTTTGTGGATTGACAAGCCCTTCATCGGATTTTCCAGAAACATCCGCTACATGTCGGCCGGCTACCGCGAAATGATGTTTGAGCGCTTTTTTCACGATCCGAAATTCTTGGAACTCTACATAGGAACCTTGTTCAAATTCACTGATCCGGCCTACATCAATGCCTTTTACAACGAAATAGAGCCGCAGATCGCCTACTACGAAGGGGTGTTGCAAGAAGAATGGCCCGATTACCAATTTGACCGAAAGGCATTTTTTGACCGGGCAAAATCCTTGCGTTTGCTGCTGCAGCCCCTTGCAGAAAACTTCTGTCAAGGCATTTCTGCAAGGCAAGACCGACAGGGGCTACCATTACCGCGTGTACAATTTTCATTGCCTGCCGGTCATTTTGACAGGGGTCGGGAAAAAGCAAGACAAATCGGATGCGCCTTTCTCCGAAGAAAAATTGCTCGATGCCTACAACAATGA
- a CDS encoding superoxide dismutase: protein MAFTLPALPYAYDALEPHIDARTMEIHHSKHHAAYTNNLNAAIEGTDLAGKTIEEILATALSGAPAIRNNGGGFWNHNLFWEVLSPTGGGEPTGALAAAIARDFGSFADFKTKFNAAAATRFGSGWAWLIKGKDGALTVTSTPNQDNALMEPGTGTPILGLDVWEHAYYLHYQNRRPDYINAFWNVVNWEKVAAWYGK, encoded by the coding sequence ATGGCTTTTACACTTCCTGCATTGCCTTACGCGTATGACGCGCTTGAGCCGCACATCGACGCCCGCACGATGGAGATTCACCACTCCAAGCACCACGCGGCCTATACCAACAACCTCAATGCCGCCATCGAAGGCACCGACCTCGCTGGCAAAACCATTGAGGAAATTTTGGCGACTGCCTTGAGCGGCGCACCTGCCATCCGCAACAATGGTGGCGGATTCTGGAACCACAACCTCTTTTGGGAAGTCCTGAGCCCAACGGGCGGCGGCGAACCAACCGGCGCACTCGCAGCAGCGATTGCACGTGACTTCGGTTCATTCGCAGATTTCAAGACCAAATTCAATGCTGCTGCAGCAACACGTTTCGGCTCCGGCTGGGCTTGGTTGATCAAAGGCAAGGATGGTGCTTTGACCGTGACGAGCACCCCCAATCAGGACAATGCCCTGATGGAGCCCGGCACCGGTACGCCGATCCTCGGCTTGGATGTCTGGGAGCATGCCTATTACCTCCACTACCAAAACCGCCGTCCAGACTACATCAACGCATTCTGGAACGTCGTGAACTGGGAAAAAGTCGCTGCCTGGTACGGCAAGTAA